The sequence below is a genomic window from Paenibacillus sp. DCT19.
AATAATTGGCATACGTCTACGTTTGATTTTCCTGTTATGGGCAAGCTTCACATGTCTTCCAATACACAAGATATTCATGAGCTTATGAATGAACTGGTAAGTGGTAAACGTCCTACAGAGAGTCCAGTAAACCTACGTAGGAAGCATCTTGTGCACCAGTTATTGATACAGCTAATGAGTCAGTTTAAGCAAGCAGCTCCACCTGTCGCAGGTATGGATCTGGCTCTTGAATACATGAAGGATCATTATACCGAAGATCTTCGCATGGAGCAGATGGCCCAAATGGCGGGGCTTAGCATGAATCATTTTACCAGAACGTTCAAACGGCAACTTCATATGACGCCAATGGAATATATATTGAAACAACGTATGGCTAAAGCCAAACAATTGCTGTTCTCCTCCGATAAGATTAAAGCGATCGCAGAGCAGGTCGGTTATAAGGACGAGCATTATTTCAGCAGGATGTTCAAGAAGAAGGAAGGCATTGCTCCAACCCTGTATATGAAAAAGAAAGTAAATCGTATCGCTACCACGTATTACGGGTTGGATGATTACGTCATTACGCTTGGTCTGACGCCGGTATCCGCTCTATCCTATGATCAGAGAGTGGCACATCCAGTTGCTATTCCTATGCTCCAAGCACATCGTCATCAGGGGATTATGTTGAACAGCTTCGATGAGAGTTACGACAAGCTGCGAAGGTTGCAACCAGATTTAATCATTACGAGTGACCGACTAGAGCCTAATGAAGCACTGCATCACATTGCCCCTACGACTCTGCTGGAACACAGTAATCATTTTGATGAAAGGCTTCTGTACATGGCTGACATTATGGGACGAACTGAACAGGCTGAGCGGTGGATTGAAGAGCATGCAGAACTAAGTCAGCTGCTTCGAGGGCGCATTCAATCGAGATGGGGAAAGCAGCGTGTGATGTTTCTTCGGGTGACCGCGAGGTTTTACCGAATGTATGGACGCAATAGCCAGACAGGGGCTTTACTATACGATGATCTAGGGTTTCATTTGCCATATCGATTTCCAGAGAAGCAGTGGGCTGTTGAAACTCAATTTGATGCTTTGCGCTTATATGAGGCAGATCATATTTTTGTCATGGTTGATCCGACGGCTGAGGCTAGCGCTCAATTTCGTCAGTTGCAGAGTTCGGCTGAGTGGCTAGCATTGAAGGCAGTTCAAGAGGGTCGTGTATACAATGCAGAGGATATCTTCTTCAAAACGTTAGGGCCTACAGGTCGCATGTGGGCTATGAGATATGTAGCGGAGCAGCTTGGTATTACTGCACGGTGATATTGTCCAAGTGAAGAGAGTGAAATAATCCATGGTAAGCAAGAACTCTTTTCCCTACTATAGTGATAATGATTATTATTATTAAATAGTAGAGGGGTTTTACTAGAATGTTTAGACAGAGAGCATCATGGATCGTACTGATAACCCTGCTTGTGTTTGTTCTAGCGGCATGCGGGAAAACGTCGGAAGTAGCGGAGACTACACCTCAGGATCAGGACACATCGGCAGAACAGAGTGGTACCCAGTCGATTGAACATCTTAAAGGAACAGCAGTTATACCACAAAAAATTGATCGTATGGTCGTCTTGTCTGCTTCTTATATTGATCACATGTTGACGATAGGCGAGAAGCCAGCAGGTGTTAATGTAGAAGTGCGTTATGGAGGAGATTACCTTCCTTATCTTGCAGATCAGTTGGCTGGAGTTCCAATCGTAGGTTCTGCAGACAGCCCCAACTTAGAAGCTATTCTTCAGATTGATCCAGATGTTATCTTAATTGAGAGCCGAACGGCTGAGAACTCGTATGAGCAGTTGGAGAAAATTGCGCCGACCATCGTACTTGGTACCGAATGGCTGGATTATACGGACGATACCACCTATTGGACACAGGACTTGTTAACTATTGCAGGGATGTATGACAAGGTCGATCTGGCCAAAACAAAAATTGCTGAAGTGGAACAACAAGCCAGCCAGCTTAAAGCAAAAATTGAACAATTGGATGAGAAGAAGCTAGCTTATCTGCGTGTAAGAGAAAAAACATTACAGATCTATGCGGCAAAAGGACATCCAACCAATACGCTGTTGTATCATGATCTTGGATTTGAACCTACTGGAGTGACGCCAGCCGAACAACGTGAGGATCTGTCTATGGAGAAGATTGCAGATATTGATGCTGATTTTGTAGTTCTGGAGGTTGACCCAAACGCTGAGGATTATCTAAATGGCATTAACGAAAGCTCCCTTTGGAAGAGTGTCCCTGCGGTCGTTGCGGATCAGGTCTATACAACGGATTCCTTCTGGTTGTTCAAGGGCTGGGGAGTTATCGGACGTAGCGAGATTATCAACGAAATTGAAGATATGATTCAATAGATGGGACGTTATTCAGGTTCAGATCAAGATTCAGATCCAAAACACTCCGAGCTAGTTGAGGCATTACAGCACTTTTTTGTGACGAAGATTAGAAGTTCATGGGAGACTTCCGAGTATTCTTTTACGGTGAAAGATCTGCTCGATGAGGAGCGACGAAAATCGTTTCTAAGTGAACAGGCTACACAGCAGGGGCTTAAACTTGGAGGCACGGGAAGTGTTGCTGTTGGCACACTTTTTGCGAAGCGTTATTCGGTATGGGTTCTGGCTGTCGTCTCTGCATTCAGTCTGTATGACACCTTACTCCAAATTGAAAACGATGTTGTACGTGTGGAACTGACTGGATCAGGAAGAATGCGTTATGAGAGTCAGTTGGAGCAGTGCTTAGTTGCAAATGCAGATCTTACTCAGCGAAGATCTCAGCTCACCATGCTTAAAGGAAGACTGCAGCTACATCTGGAAACGATCTTTAAGGGTGTAGCTGCTGATACGGGAGCGAGTGAGAAGGTCATGTGGGCACTTATTGCACACAATGTGCAACAGCTGTATGCACAAATGATCCATGATGAAAGCATATGGAAAACGGCTGAACGATTAACACGAATACAAGAGGATCGCAGCGTATGGCTTACTCCGCAAGGTGATACCGAATCTCCGTTTGCGAGTAAGCTAAAATGTTTCGAGCATCCCAAGTGGCAAGGACAGCCGCTTTTGATACGCCGATATTGTTGTTTGGCCTATCAGGTTGGAAGCGGCAGTCATGCACATGGATACTGCAACAGTTGCCCGAAGTTAGATTCGGAATCCCGATTGCGCAATCTTCTACAATCGTGAGCTAATACATTTGTACCGCATCGTGCGAATCTGTTTCAACTGCTCCATGTTCTCTTCAAAAGTAATATCTGAGGCTCTAGCCAGCCCAAGTCCAAAATCTTTTTTATACTTAAATGGGGCTTCTGGATATAGCGCAATAATATGAAGCTGGTTCCACCCAGGGTAGTCTGGATGATGCGTCCACACTTGTTCAGTCTCCAGTGCGTAGAAGCTATGGCACCATCTTCGTTCATTACAAATAAAATGCATAGCTGGTCCATTTCGCTGCATCATGATGTCGCGGAATTGTTCCAATTTATTGAACTCCACATCAACATATTCAACAACCTGCAGCGGCTTAAGCCAGCGTCTGCGGGTTTGTTCACTTTGAATAGGGAAATGGCTACGTGGCGTACTGGAGAGCAATTCCTGACGAACAACGACAGCTTCAGGAAACGGTTGTATACGATCTAGTTCGTTCTGAAGCGAATCGGCTTTCTCGCGATGATGAAGTTGCAGAACATGTAGAATGTTCCATACGGGAAAATCACCGTGTTTTTCAGTCGTTATTTTGTGTGTGTACAATTTATAATCTGAAATCATCGTATTCCGATGGCGCTTATAAACGGGAATAACTTGGGTTTCAAGGTATGTGCGATATGGTTTAAGCCTCTGCTTGGGGATGTGAAAGGTGAGTGCAACGTAATAAATGTGATCTAGGGATTCCATGTAAACTGCTCCTTGTCGAGGTTAGATATGATTACAAGTTAAAGGATCTTGTTGATGTATATGTTACATGGTTTGCTGATGCACTTGTTAGCTCAATCGGGAGCTTGAATAGCTGAAAAAGGAGGATGCACATGACGACATTTGATGTTCCAGAACATGTAGGGAGTGGGCTGTTTCAATCGTTAAGGCTGGGATCACAAGCCACATGGTCATGGTCAGATCTTACCCCACGCCGGAATACATTCGTAGACGAACAAGGTGAACATGCAGGGGTTGTGCTTGCTTTTAACCTTATGGGTGAGCAGAGATGGCGCAATCGAGATACGGGGCGTGAGCATCTTTTACCAGAGAATTATTTCGGGATATACGATGGTGGTGCATATGCGGCGACCAATACATATGAAGAAAATGAGCGCAGTATGCAAATGGGGTTCCAGATCGCTCCTGGATTCTGTTCCATACTGTTCGAGAAGATTCGGGAGACCGGAGCAATTAGCAACTTCAATCATGTGCCTAGAATAGCCGGAATGGACATCCCGCCTGTAGCCCGTCGTGTTATACAGGATATGTTGGGATGTACATATTCTGATGACCTTCGTGAACATTATTTGCAAGCCAAGTTGACGGAATTAATCGTCGTGCTTACTGGAGAGCTGACTGATCGACCACAGCCGCAATTGCCAGAGATAAAGTTAAGTGATTCCGACCTGGCTGGGTTGAAGGAGGTAAAGCGAATACTAAATGCTTGTTATGCAGATTCACCTACGATTCCGGAGTTGGTTCGCCCCGCAATGATGAACGAAAATAAGCTGAAACGAGCATTCAAGCAGCAATACGGGAAGTCCATTCATGCATATGTCATTGAGAAACGAATGGAGAAAGCGCACGAGCTGTTGGAAAGTGGCAAAGTTAGTGTATCAGAGGCGGCTCATCAGGTAGGATACGTAAACACAAGTTACTTTATCAGTAGATTTAGGCAAATGTATGGTACTAATCCGGGCACACTGAAATGATGGAGTATTTTGGTTTTTAATATGAATGACGCACAGAGCAAGTCCCTTGCATAGAGTGTACTATTGCCAAATTCGGAGATTGGACGTGGAGTACAAGAAGGAGGGATGATCTGATGAGCTATTCATATAAAAAGAAGTGCAAAAATGTTTCAAGCCGCCGAGGCAGACGAAAAGTTAAAAAATCAACAGTGCGCTTCATCCAAAAGAAAAAAAAGAAGTTATCTCACGTAAACAGGTGTAAACGTAAAAAGAAGAAAAGCCACAGAATTCTTCTCCTTCGAGGACCACGAGGTTATCCAGGGATTAGGGGAAGTACTGGAGCAACTGGTACTACCGGAAAAACGGGAGCTACAGGCTTGGTAGGTACGACCGGTGTTACCGGCTCAACAGGAGTTACTGGTATTACTGGAGTAACCGGAGCTACGGGCGCGACTGGTACTATAGGTATAACAGGAATCACTGGAACCACAGGTTTAACCGTTGTAACAGGAAGTAGTGGTTCAACAGGTGCCACGGGAGTCACCGGGGCAACAGGTAGTGCGGGTGAAAGTATAACAGGAGCGACTGGTGCAACTGGCTCTACAGGAACTACGGGAGTCACCGGAGCAACTGGAAGTACGGGTGAAGGAATAACAGGAGCGACTGGTGCGACGGGCATTACAGGTACAACTGGGGTTACCGGAGTAACCGGAAGCACGGGTGAAGGAATAACAGGAGCGACTGGTGCGACCGGCTCTACAGGAACAACGGGATTTACTGGAGTAACCGGAAGTACGGGTGAAGGAACAACGGGGGCAACTGGTGCAACAGGCACTGCAGGCGCGACGGGAGTTACCGGAGTAACCGGAAGCACGGGTGAAGGAATAACCGGAGCGACTGGTGCGACCGGCTCTACAGGAACAACGGGAGTTACTGGAGTAACCGGAAGTACAGGCGAAAGTATAACGGGAGCAACTGGTGCGACCGGCTCTACAGGAACAACGGGAGTTACTGGAGTAACCGGAAGTACAGGTGAAAGTATAACGGGAGCTACCGGTGCGACTGGAACTACAGGCGTGACGGGAGTCACTGGATCAACAGGAAGT
It includes:
- a CDS encoding (2Fe-2S)-binding protein, whose translation is MGRYSGSDQDSDPKHSELVEALQHFFVTKIRSSWETSEYSFTVKDLLDEERRKSFLSEQATQQGLKLGGTGSVAVGTLFAKRYSVWVLAVVSAFSLYDTLLQIENDVVRVELTGSGRMRYESQLEQCLVANADLTQRRSQLTMLKGRLQLHLETIFKGVAADTGASEKVMWALIAHNVQQLYAQMIHDESIWKTAERLTRIQEDRSVWLTPQGDTESPFASKLKCFEHPKWQGQPLLIRRYCCLAYQVGSGSHAHGYCNSCPKLDSESRLRNLLQS
- a CDS encoding helix-turn-helix domain-containing protein yields the protein MEEMDWIKRLEQLYFSAVHVRQYASKPGEIQRRTWNRFAICRVIAGKGTLMINDVVHTVSQAEWFLLKPGMHVELQTYTEAPVRYQIILFSCVALTRSQNNWHTSTFDFPVMGKLHMSSNTQDIHELMNELVSGKRPTESPVNLRRKHLVHQLLIQLMSQFKQAAPPVAGMDLALEYMKDHYTEDLRMEQMAQMAGLSMNHFTRTFKRQLHMTPMEYILKQRMAKAKQLLFSSDKIKAIAEQVGYKDEHYFSRMFKKKEGIAPTLYMKKKVNRIATTYYGLDDYVITLGLTPVSALSYDQRVAHPVAIPMLQAHRHQGIMLNSFDESYDKLRRLQPDLIITSDRLEPNEALHHIAPTTLLEHSNHFDERLLYMADIMGRTEQAERWIEEHAELSQLLRGRIQSRWGKQRVMFLRVTARFYRMYGRNSQTGALLYDDLGFHLPYRFPEKQWAVETQFDALRLYEADHIFVMVDPTAEASAQFRQLQSSAEWLALKAVQEGRVYNAEDIFFKTLGPTGRMWAMRYVAEQLGITAR
- a CDS encoding ABC transporter substrate-binding protein, with translation MFRQRASWIVLITLLVFVLAACGKTSEVAETTPQDQDTSAEQSGTQSIEHLKGTAVIPQKIDRMVVLSASYIDHMLTIGEKPAGVNVEVRYGGDYLPYLADQLAGVPIVGSADSPNLEAILQIDPDVILIESRTAENSYEQLEKIAPTIVLGTEWLDYTDDTTYWTQDLLTIAGMYDKVDLAKTKIAEVEQQASQLKAKIEQLDEKKLAYLRVREKTLQIYAAKGHPTNTLLYHDLGFEPTGVTPAEQREDLSMEKIADIDADFVVLEVDPNAEDYLNGINESSLWKSVPAVVADQVYTTDSFWLFKGWGVIGRSEIINEIEDMIQ
- a CDS encoding AraC family transcriptional regulator — protein: MTTFDVPEHVGSGLFQSLRLGSQATWSWSDLTPRRNTFVDEQGEHAGVVLAFNLMGEQRWRNRDTGREHLLPENYFGIYDGGAYAATNTYEENERSMQMGFQIAPGFCSILFEKIRETGAISNFNHVPRIAGMDIPPVARRVIQDMLGCTYSDDLREHYLQAKLTELIVVLTGELTDRPQPQLPEIKLSDSDLAGLKEVKRILNACYADSPTIPELVRPAMMNENKLKRAFKQQYGKSIHAYVIEKRMEKAHELLESGKVSVSEAAHQVGYVNTSYFISRFRQMYGTNPGTLK